Genomic segment of Iocasia fonsfrigidae:
ACTGTAAGAAAAGGGGATTCACTCTGGAAGATTAGCCGACGCTACAATGTAAGTATCCAGGAGATAAAAACTCTAAACAAACTGGATAGTAATACTATTTACCCTGGACAAAAACTCCTGATACCCACCAGGAACTAATCTAAAAAATTTTAAGCAAAATAAAAAGCAATAGCAATAATTAAATAGGCAGCTATTAACTGCAGGCCTTCAAACCAGTTTGATTTTCCCTGAAGATAAACAACATTGATTGCCAGGACTGATAAGCCTATCGAACTAATCTCCAGCAGATTAAATAAAACATTCATCGGCCGACCAATCAAATGACTGAAAAAAATTAGTAAAGGGACAATAAAAAGAGAAACCTGGATACTGGAACCTATAGCTATGGTAATACTGAGGTCTATTTTATCTGCCCTGGCCATATTAATAGCAGTTACATTTTCAGCTACATTTGATATAATCGGTAAAATAATAACACCTATAAATACTGGAGAAATATTAAACCCCTCTTGAATTATTTCTATAGAACCTACTAAAATACTGGCTTCAATAGCAATAAAAATAGTTGTTAAAAGCAGATAAAGAACATTATACCATAACTTCCCTTTTCCCTCCTTTTTTCTTGCACTGTCTCCTCCAGAGCCTTTACTGACATGAAAAACTTTTTTTTCTTTTTCATGAAAGATTAGTGTAAAATAGAGGCTTGCCAGATACGTAACAAACAGGACAAAACCGACTCCCATACTCAATTTTCCTAAAACAAGTGTCTTAATATTTGATGAACCAAAATAAAAAATAGCCGGTATCAGCATTCCTATTACCGCCAACATCAGCATAGCACTATTAGTAATGGCTAATAATTTATCAAACTTTTGACGCTGATACCTTAATCCCCCCAATAAAAAAGACATACCCAATACCAATAATAAATTCATAATTATTGACCCTGTTATATTGGCTTTGACAACATTTAATAATCCATCATAAATAGCAAAGATAGAAATAATCAATTCTGTGGCATTACCAAAGGTAACATTTATAATTCCGCCCCAGCTGCTACCGAGAATATTCCTTAATCGATCAGTAATACTTGCCATTAATGCAGCCAGTGGTATAATAGCCAGGGCAGAAGTAATAAAACTCCAGATAGAACCATCCCGAAAGTAAGAAAATCCAAGACTAATGGGCACAAATATCAAAAGGTAGCGCATCTTCTTTACCATCCATTAATCCTCCTTAAGTATTATTATGCCCTACTAAAAAAGGATTACTACAATTATTTTACTACTACAAACCCCTCTGCTTCTTTGAGCTGGGCTGATGACGGCTTTATCACCAGAAAATCTACTATACTGGAAATTCTCTCTCTTGTATTTTCTAATACATCATTATAATATAAATCTATTTTAGGTAAATCTTTATTTCTTGTAAAAAAATCAGCCAGTCTGACATCATATTCTCGCTTGAGATTAATCCCCACTTCAAGGGGTATTCCACTCCTTTTTTGTAGGGAATTTGCTACCTGTACAGCAGCACGGTGGCAGACAATAAATTTTGGGGCTGTTAGATAAGGATAAAATAATTCTATTGTTAGTGAAGTCCTGGGGTCTTTCCACCCACAGTATTTACTGGAATCATTAATTTTTTGAACAAGTGAAAGAATATCATCTTTAAAAGTATTTTGCTTTTCCAATAAGGCCTCCCTGCCAGGGGGATTATACCAAAACCCCCCGGCAGCATGTAAGATCCTATCATTTAATTCTACAAACTCTTTATCCTCATAGTGCCCATACGGGTTTGAAGGCATTGCCCCTATTAAATTATCCCCCATATTTATTCCTAATCTATCTAATATTCCGGCAATCATTGATGTCCCACTCCTATGCATACCTAAGACTATCACACAATCACCCATTTAGTTCCCCCCATTCTCTTTTAAATCAAATGATATAATTATTTAACATAAAACCCTATATACTATAAATATGTTTAAGGGCTATCATAAGTTAATAGTAACAGCAGCATGTGCCGGGAATAATATGTATTATATATGATATTTAATTATTTAACATGAAAGGGGTTGGTATCAGATGTATTCGACTGGAACACTACTTAAAACAGATAATCCAGCTATATATATTGTTGATAATAATGAGATTAGACATATAACAAATCTGGCCAGCTATATTTCCTTCGGGTTTCAAGAAAAAGATTATAGAAAGATATCTGAGCAAGAACTTTCCCGCTTAAATCCGGGTAAACCCATCGGAGATTGGGGGGATCTCAGTCCAGACCTCAAACTGTATATTAAAGAACACCTGTGGAGGGAAAAACTTGCTGTTGATATAATTATTGTTAATTATAATTCCTTACCACATCTTAAGAAATGCCTGCATAGTATTTACACAAATACAGATTATCCCTATAATATCATCATTATTGATAACAACAGTACTGATAAGAGTAGGGAATTTCTTGCTAGATTAAATAATATAACAGTCGTCTATAATCAAAAAAACAGGGGCTGCGCAGCTGCCTGGAATCAGGGCATAAAAAAAGGGAGTAATAATTTTATTGTTCTCTTAAACCCAGATACTGAGGTTACAATAGACTGGCTCTATCCACTTGTAAAAACAGCAGCTGCTAACCAGGATATAGCTTTAATTGGAACCAAACATGTTAACGAAAATGAAGCAGTAATCCATGCAGGTGTTATTAAAAAAAACAATGAATTTATTATACGTAAACATCCCCGGGATAACCCTGATGTTTATAATGAACCAGGGGATGTGGCCAGGATACACGGGGCCTGTTTTATGATTAAGCGGGAACTAATTCCAAAACTTGGTTATTTTGATGAACGATATTTTTTATACTCTGAAGAGACAGACTACTGCCTTAATGCTCAAAATAAGGGTTATAGAATCTACTACTATCCAGTTAAAATTTACCACTATGAAAAAGGCGCCTCTATCGACCAACAAAAGCGCCAAAAAATCAGGCTTGAAAGTATAGATAAATTCAAGAAAAAATGGGGTACTAAATAAGAGCACTTATAAAAAGTGCTCTTACATAGCTCAATCTAGAGAAACCAGCCTATAACCCGATTTTTCTTTATCATCTAAAATCAAACCATATCCAAACCTCTTTATTCGTTTTCTAAGCTTTTCTAACCCACCAGGCTTTGCTTTATAATCCCTGACATAATAAGCCAAGTTATTCTTAATCTCATCTATAAGGTGGCCGTAATTAGTCACCAGGTACTCATCATTCCAGGCAACAATATAACCAGCTTTCATCACTTCCTGAGAAAAACTATAATCATCAGGAAACCTGACTCCATTATTACCAATGTTCTTCCACCTGATTCCCTGCTGCCAGACCTCTCGCCTGAACACAGAACTGGAATGGACATTTATTCTGGTCTGATAAATAGTTAAGCCCTGACGGCTTATTCGTTCAGATGGTCTTTCCCCATCAATGTCACCCTCATTCCTGGCCGGGGAATGTGCATATAATGATAACTGTCCTAATTCAGGGAAAACCCTAAATATCCTTATAACCCGTTCAACCCATCCTGGCTTATACTGTAGGTCATTTTCAGAGACATGTAATATATCTGACCTTGCTCTTGTCAAAGCAAGATTTAGAGCAATTCCACCCATGTTTTTGTTTAATAGGATATTAGTACACAACTCATTACAGCTGCAAACATTTTTTATATACTCCTGTGAACCATCTCTTGAACCATTATCAACAATAATTAATTCATATGGTACATTTACTGTTGACAGATATGAATTAACCGTCTGCTCTAATAAGTAACGTCGATTCCAGTTTAACAATACAGTTGATATCAGTGGTTTTTTTCCTGCCATAAAAACCCCCCTCAATAATCTTTAAGCTGGCTTTTTATTTTATTACAGGCATATGAATATAGTTTCATATCCAAACTATTTTTTTCCTTTATTAATTCGATCAGGCCTGTTGACAACTCTTCTTTTCTGGGCCTTCCCGGATTAACATTCTTCTGCTGATAGTCAAGTTTATTCCATCCTAACTCCCTGCCCATTAATAATATTGATACATTAAAGTAATCAGTCACCCCGACTGTAAAATACCTTTCAAGGTTGTCAATAGCCTTTTCAAGATCTGGTTTTACTTCATTCTTGTATTTAATAAAATTTTCTAAACTCACCATATCTGCTAGATCAACATCCCTGGATAGAAATTTAGTCTGTAGATTACAAGCCTGTGTATAATAATTATTTAAAAATTTTTCTAAACCAATATCCTCAACCGGCAGGTATTTCTTGTTATATAAACGATAATAGTATAAGGAAATAACCCTATCTACCGGCTCTCTTATAAAAGTAATATAATGGAAAGGCCTGTTATAATATGAATGAATTCCAAATGGTATATGGCCAATAATACATTGTAATCCTGAAGCCCTATTACCCATATATCTACTCAAATTATTATATTCTTCTTTAAAACCACCATATCCATAAGCTATTTCTGAATATTCTTGTTCAATAATTCCCCTTAAAGTCGTCCCAGCCGTTTTAGGGATATGCATAAATATAATTACTTTACTAGTAGCCATATTACATTACACCCCTGATTTATTCTATGATTAAACAATCATTAAAGTGATAATTATAGTATGTCCTATCTAAAGCAATAGGAAAGGAAATACTCCCTTCCTATTGCTAATCAGCCTCTTGGTATTAATAATCTCTGCCCAATTTGAAGCTCTCCAGGGTCAGTGATATTATTAATTGAAGTAATCCTGTTAACTGTTACTCCAAATCGCTGGGCTATTAAATAAAGAGTGTCTCCAGATTTAACAGTATAAGTAATATACTGTGACGGTGCGGTTGGTTCCTGAATAGGCTGTTCAGATATACCAGTAATAATCGGTACCCTAACCCTCTCTGTAACTACCAGATTCACATTAAGAACTGCTATAACAGTTATCTGTCTCTCTGAAGCCCGATTGGCAGTTATTCTATTAATACTGATATCGGCATATGCCTCCATATTAGAGGTAACCTGAGGTATATTTATAAAGCTGCTAAAAGTAATAACAGCAGGTGCAAAATATACAGGCTGATCAGGTAGATCAGCTACATAGATAATATTAGCATCAACTACACCACTTATTAAAACACCACCATTTTGAGCTTCAACCTCAAGACTAGCACCCCTTATATTTCCACTTGCACTGATTACACGACCAACATCAGGATTCCCTGCTGCTACTGTCACCTGATCCCTTGCCTGTATTCTGGTTCTTTCTTCAGCAACAATCCTCTCAACTATAACTGTCCTCCTTACCGGAAACATCCCATCAACCGGACTGATAATATCTGTAGGTAATTCTACTGTTTCCTCCAACACAACAAGGATTTGAAATCTGAGCTCTGTATTTATCCTCACCCTACGATTATCTACTTTTTGGGCACTTTCAGAAATAACCGAAGTATCGACAAAGGCATTCATTTCTGGAGTAACACCGCTAAAAGGGAAGGTTTCATTGAAACCATAGCTAAGACTACTGTATTCTACATCTTCCCCAGCAGCTACATATAAAAGATTACTTCTAATAGTTCCTCTGACTGTAACACGGTCATACCCTGTACTTACATCTATAATTTGAACTGTACTATCAACATCAATAATCCTATCTATATCTGAGGCCCCTGACGGTAACCTTTCAACTGATTCCAGTTCCCTGGTAAAATTACGTTCGCGCAGACGGCGTTGAATGGTATACCTTCTCCTTCTAAAATCAAAGTCCGGGGCTTCACCTATTGGGGTTACTACATCTACTGTAGTTACTTCTATATCACTAACTACAGTAAACTCTAATTCAATAAGCCTGTCATTTAATAATTCAAAATCTATATCTGAGATAAGTGATTCAACATCCACCTGATAACCTGGCCTGACACCACTAATAACTTCCCTATCAGTAAAGGTAAAACTCCTCCTGACACTAACAACGTTTGATGGGTCATCAAGGGTAGCATAGTAAACCGTAACACGAATGATTCCACTTATTACAACAACCCCTCTTTCTGCACTTGTGTCAGTAATTTCAACCCTGGCATTAGCACTAACAACCCTTGCTGCAGCCGGTAATGTAGAAGGAATGTTGAGATTTCTACTTACCCTTGTTTGTGAAGTTCTTGTGGCAATAGATTCATTTACCTGTAATTGTTCAGGCATCTTTTATTCCTCCTTTCATCCCTTCCTGATCTTAATAATCTTTTTAATCTTTTGTGGAGTAATATTTATTCTGCTTTTTTTTATCCGTTTTTTCTCTTCTTTTTTTTCAGCCATAACACCACCCCCTGTTTTAATATTCTTTATACTAATATATGCAGTAAACTGTATTATGGTAAAAAAAGAACTGTAGGCTATAATCCCACAGTTCCTTAATTTCTACCCCTTTGGTTCAATTATACCGCGGGGAACACATATCTTCTGTCCTATCTGTAAATTATTTGGGTCTATATTCGGGTTAGCTTCTATTAAGGCATCTACAGTAGTACGATATCTCCTAGCTATTTTCCAGAGTGTATCTCCTGCCTGCACCACATAAACTACATAAGATGGTGGACATTCATCATCAGCAGCTGGAGAAATAACCACCAGGTCTGTAACTATCTCCATCTGTCTAAACTCTGTTACCTTGGCAAACTTCCTGATAACTATATCAAATTCTATTGCACTACATACCTGTGTACCATTGACTTCTTCACAGTCTGTCAATGATGCATTAACTTTAGTAACTTCTACCTCTGTGTGTGTATTCATGCCAGGTTCAGTACCTGGTATATCAATAAAATTATCAAAATTAAAGTAGTTTCCCTCTGGAGTTTCAACAAAGTGTACTGGTTGTAAGAATTCTCCCTCTTCAGCAACACCAACATAAACAGCTGCTGCCTCTATATCCCCTTCCAGATAAACCCCATCCTCATCAGTTGTAGCTTCATACTCAACAATTCTGGCAGAGGGCTCAATAATTCTCTGGGCAAGTGGTTTTTCCGGTGGAATATTTAAAATACTACTAATGGTTTCGTGAACAACATCCTCACCTACTACATCTTCTACCCTGAGAAGCTCCCTTTCAATCTCAACCAGATCACTTATTATATCAGTTATTACTGTAACTTGTTTAGGTTCAGTAACCTTTACAAAGAATTGAACTACAACATCAATTTCAACAGTATCCTCATCAATAAAATCGAAAGAAAGACGTTTAATTGTTAAATTGGTATGGACTGTCATGTCCTCTTCAGCCCCTGCAACATCAACTGTTTCAGTGAAATGAATTGTATCTTCCAGAAAATGTACTGGTTGATCACCATCTTCTACATCAGCCACATACATTGCACCACCAAAAATATCCCCTTCGACAATAACACCTTCATTAGTAATCTCTGTTGTCACATCCTGTATCTCTGCTAAAACCTTTAATACCCTTTCAATAGGCGGTTTGCCCGGAGGCAGTTCAAGTCTACCAGTAATAACACTTGTAACCGTATTTTCACCTATAACATCTTCAATCCTTAATAACTCCTCAACTATATTTTCTTCTGGAATGCCAGTTACATCTGTCACTACTGTTATCTGCTGATACTCGGTCAGCTTAACAAACTTGCTTAATACTACATCAACTTCTACAGTACGGGGGGCATTTTCATTAAAGTCCCAGGAAACACGTCTTATATTAATATCTACAAAAACATTCATTCCCGGCTCTGCTTCAGGAAAATCAAAGAAATTGGTAAAAGTTAGCTGCCCTTCGAAGAAGTGAACCGGCTGTTGTGGTTCATCTTCAGGAACTATTCCAACATATACTACACCAGCCTCTATCGTACCTGTTACTTCAACACCACCATCCTCAATATTGCTCTCTACATCAAGGAGATCAGCTTTTACATCAATAACCCTCTCAATATCTGGTTTCCCATTGGGAACGGTAATATTTTGACTGACAGTTTCACTGGCTACATCCTCACCTATTACGAATTCCACTCTTATTAATTCTTCATCAAAGTTAATTGCCAATCTTATTCCTCCTTTCTATTTTTTATTAAACTTATCACTTATAATATATGCGTAGATATTTAAAGTGTGAATGATATAAAGCCCTTATTTAATATATATATTCTTTCTTCAATGAATATGACAAAATATTATATGCACAACAGTTATCTAAGGTTCATAAAATAATGCAGGAGGTGGTAATATGCCTTTTGGTTATTCAAAGAAAATATTTAAATATCCCCCTGTTCAATACATACCACTGGATCAGTATCATAAGATCACAGGGGAAACCCCTAATCCCCACAGCAGAACGAAATTATATGTTTTTAATCAATTTGAAAAAAAAGACCTGGAAAGAAAAATAGCTTATCTAAGACTGGAAAAAAACTATACTATCAAAGAAGGGCAATTAGTAGTACTAATTATTAATGGCAAAGCTGATCTGCTTCAATATAGAGGACATGAAATAAGCATTGTTGGTCAACCAACAACAGGGCATTATCAACTGTTTACCATTACTACACAATATTTTTATAAGGATAGATTAATATTTATATTCTATGATGGGGAGGATAGTGAAAAAATAGATTGGTTTAATTATAATAGATTATAATTTTTAAAAAAAGAGCCTGAATTAAATTCAGGCTCTTTTTTTTCTTACTAAACTCCATACGGTCCTACTTCACTTACATTAAATTGTATATTCTCTGTCACTTTCACAAAAATATCTCCAATAACCTTCTGGGTCAACAACTCACCTTCTGGGTCAAGTTCTGGCTTAATAAAAGCAATTGTTGGTATAATATCTACGTCCATATCTGGTCTGGCTCCAATTACATCAACAAAGGTACTAAAGGGAACATTTTCTGCCTGATGATATTCTACGTTATCTTCGCCTACATAGAAAATCTGCTTATGTATTATTCCCTGTATAATGACTTTATCATTAATAACCACAGCATTGACATCCTCAAAACTGGCCTGTATATCCTTAATTTTAATTGCTGTCTGATCCAGTTCAAGTGTAGTCTCAGAAAGAACCTGCTTAGTGTTTTCGCCTACTACTTCTGGAAGCATCACCAGTGAATCTTCCCCAGTAACAAGATTGATCTGAACAGTTTCTGTAACCTTTACAAAAAGCTCTAATACTATTTCCTGAGTAACTGTAGTTCCATCAACACTTAACTCCTGTTTAATATGTTCAACATTGGGGTGCACCTGTACATTCATACCCGGTTCTGCACCAGGTATATCAACAAATTCACTAAAGGGGATATCCTCTGCTTGGTGGTGTTCTACATCATCTACACCAATATAGAATAATTGTTTATGAACAACCCCCTGTATAATAACCTTATCCTCTATAATCTCTGTTTCAAGGTCAACAACCTCAGCATTAATATCTACAATTTTAATAGCATCAACAGCCAAAGTTACCTCATTCATGACCATAGTTTGAACAGAATTCTCTCCAATAACCCTTTCAACCTTGATTAAGGGCCCTACACCAGTCTCAACTATTAACTGCTGTATAGAAAGCACCTTGACAAAGAACTGTAAAACTACTTTTTGATGGAGAATAGTACCATCCATTATTAATCTTGTTACAATATGCTCTATCGTAGGTTCTACTAAAACATCCATACCTGGTTCTGCACCTGGGACATCAACAAAATAACTAAAATTAATATCTTCTGCTTGATGGTGTATAATGTCATCTGTACCAACAAAAAATATTTGTTTATGTATTGTCCCCTGAATAATTACCTTATTATCAATTACATCAGTATCAAGATTAGTAACTGTTGCATTAATATCCCTAATTTTAATTGCAGAAGTATCAAGCGAAAGATCGGTAACCTCCATTCTCTGAATAACATTTTCCCCAATTACTACCGGGGTTTTGATTAATTCTAACCCTTCTACCTGTTGCAATTCAGGCATTATCATACCTCCTTTTGTATTTTTACTTACCCATGTCGATTCAAACCTGATTTTACTGGTTTCAGATACTCCTTTAGACGACTCCATTTCATCTTTTATTAGCCGTTCATCATCTATTTGCCGGTCTTCTTTTAGTATTTTTTCTTTATCACTGGTATCTTCTTTAATCCTATTATTTTCTTCAGGATTTCCCCCCTTTCCTGCTGCTAACCCCTCCTTTCCTTCATTATCTTTTTTTTCACTCTTATCTGGGGGTTTAATACTATGAAAAGCAAATACTTCGTGCACTTTTTTATTACTCTGCTCCTTATCCAGACTATCTTTTCCAAAATTAGTATTATTCTGGTAGGCGAATTCATAAGCCGTCTTATTAACCTTAGGTACTACTTCCACTCGTTTAAAAACTCTGTCATCAAAATAATTCTCTATTTCACTCATTGGCTTAGTCCAGTATTGATATAAATAATAAGTGCTTATCATAAAACCAGTTATGATACCCATTAAGATTAACCATGAATACAATTAACCACCCCCTTTACCTGCTATATAATATGGTCATAAATAGAAAAATGTGCATAGCTATCTTTTTTAGAAATCTAAAATTGTTCAACAAAAACCACTACTTCAACTGGAATCTGGCCTTCCCCGACAACATTCAAAATAATAGTCTCCTTGATAATAGTTTTTAATAAACCCTGTGGATCAAAAACATCAGTCACAACTGGAAAGGTCTCAATCCTGGTATCTATAGAATCATCTACTACCAGCACCTCTTCCCTGACCAGAATGGTCTCAGTAGTAATGCCTGGTCCTGTAATTGAACTTACAACATTGATAAACTCCGGACCTGCTGAACCAACACAGGCCTCCAGAACTATTAATTGGGATAAAAGACCACCACTAGCAAGTTTATAACTTATATTCTCTATCTTTATAACCGGACTAAGTTGTTCAACTGGTATAGGTTCTGGCAACTTAACTTGAACAGTAAAGGGAATTGTTTCCTGCTGATAATATACTATATTATCAGGACAGACATAAGCGATATCCTTAAGAATTTCACCACTTACTGAAACTAAATCATCAGTCAAGCCAGAGACTACAAGATTCTGGGCCTCAGCCTCAATGTTTTTTATCTTAATAGCTGGACACCCTAATTGTAGACTATTCTCTATAATCGCCTGCTGGCATGCTGATACCTCCTCTTCTCTGACAATTGTTTTATAGATTATCTCTACTTCCTCAGCTGGTGGCTCTTCAACCCCTGAAATAAGTATCTGCCTGGTATTTTCACCAATGACTACCGGAAGAACAGCCTGTAAACCTTGCTCATCAACTAATATATTCAACTGGTTTAATTCTTCAAGCTGAACAGATATATCAAGGACTATTTCCTGATATAATAAATTATTGTCTCTCAAATTATAGATAATCTCTTCTATATTAATCAACGGTTTAAGCAGCTGGCCGTTTGAAGCCCCGGCTAGATCTAAAAAAGTACTAAAAGCTACATCTTCAACCTGATGATATTCAAGGTCATTAATGCCTATATAATATATCTGTTCATGGACAACTCCTCTTACTATTACTTTATTTTCAAAAATATCATAACGAATATCTCTAATTTCCCTAACTATATTTTTTATTTTTTGAGCAGGTTGTTCCAGTAAAACAAGGTTTTCCTGCAGATACTGCCTGTCAGATTCACCAATTATGAGGGGTAACTTAACCAGTAAATCATAGCCAGGGGCTATTCTTTCCTGAATAGTTTCACTTACCCGAACATAGAATTCCACTACAAGTTCCTGCTGTAGTGTATTTCCATCTGCTGAAAGTTGATAGCTGATGTGTTCTATAACAGCTTCTACTACTGCTTTCATACCTGGACTTACCCCTGGTAAGTCTATAAAGGTATTAAAAGGAAAGTCTTCAGCCTGATGAAGAGCAGTATTATCTTCACTTATAAAAAATATCTGCTTGTGAATACTACCCTGGATTATTACTTTATCCATAATCAACTCTATTTCCAGGTCCCTGACAGAACCCCTTACTTCATCTATTTTACTGGCCGTTTGATTTAACTGAACCTGATTCTCCCTGATTATTTGTTTTTGACCATCAGCTACCAGGTGGTCAAGTTCAACAAGTCTGCCTGACTGGCTTAGTTCAACACCAATAGGCTCATCATTTTCGACCTTAACAAATATCTCTAAAACAGCCTTTTGATCAATCAGCTCACCTGATGGACCTATATCTACTGACAGTTTCTCTATATTAACAACAATCTCTGCCTTCATACCCGGTTCTGCTCCAGGTATATCCAGAAATGTTGTAAAAGACATATCATCATCTATATGATATATAAGATTATCAACACCCACATAAAATATTTGTTTATGAAGGCAACCCTGAACAAGTACTTTATCAGGAATAATATCATAAGTAAGTTTTACCACTTCAGCAGTAATATTCCTGATTTTTACTGCTGGTACCGGCATCTGTTCTGTTTTAAACATTTCAATACCCCCTTTTTTCTTATTATATGCTATATTTCTATCTAGTGATTATGATATACTTATTTTATATGTAAATATATATAAAGAGAGCTATCTAGATAGCTCTCTTTATATTTGCCAGGATATTTATTCTGCCGGGTCTGGACTATCAATAAATAATTGAACAATCATTAAACCGTAGGGGCCGTCTTCAATAATACCAATACCTACTTTATCATACCTTGCTTTAAGGATATTTCCCCTGTGTTCCGGACTGGACATTAAAGAATCAA
This window contains:
- a CDS encoding DUF3794 domain-containing protein: MFKTEQMPVPAVKIRNITAEVVKLTYDIIPDKVLVQGCLHKQIFYVGVDNLIYHIDDDMSFTTFLDIPGAEPGMKAEIVVNIEKLSVDIGPSGELIDQKAVLEIFVKVENDEPIGVELSQSGRLVELDHLVADGQKQIIRENQVQLNQTASKIDEVRGSVRDLEIELIMDKVIIQGSIHKQIFFISEDNTALHQAEDFPFNTFIDLPGVSPGMKAVVEAVIEHISYQLSADGNTLQQELVVEFYVRVSETIQERIAPGYDLLVKLPLIIGESDRQYLQENLVLLEQPAQKIKNIVREIRDIRYDIFENKVIVRGVVHEQIYYIGINDLEYHQVEDVAFSTFLDLAGASNGQLLKPLINIEEIIYNLRDNNLLYQEIVLDISVQLEELNQLNILVDEQGLQAVLPVVIGENTRQILISGVEEPPAEEVEIIYKTIVREEEVSACQQAIIENSLQLGCPAIKIKNIEAEAQNLVVSGLTDDLVSVSGEILKDIAYVCPDNIVYYQQETIPFTVQVKLPEPIPVEQLSPVIKIENISYKLASGGLLSQLIVLEACVGSAGPEFINVVSSITGPGITTETILVREEVLVVDDSIDTRIETFPVVTDVFDPQGLLKTIIKETIILNVVGEGQIPVEVVVFVEQF
- a CDS encoding DUF3794 domain-containing protein, which encodes MYSWLILMGIITGFMISTYYLYQYWTKPMSEIENYFDDRVFKRVEVVPKVNKTAYEFAYQNNTNFGKDSLDKEQSNKKVHEVFAFHSIKPPDKSEKKDNEGKEGLAAGKGGNPEENNRIKEDTSDKEKILKEDRQIDDERLIKDEMESSKGVSETSKIRFESTWVSKNTKGGMIMPELQQVEGLELIKTPVVIGENVIQRMEVTDLSLDTSAIKIRDINATVTNLDTDVIDNKVIIQGTIHKQIFFVGTDDIIHHQAEDINFSYFVDVPGAEPGMDVLVEPTIEHIVTRLIMDGTILHQKVVLQFFVKVLSIQQLIVETGVGPLIKVERVIGENSVQTMVMNEVTLAVDAIKIVDINAEVVDLETEIIEDKVIIQGVVHKQLFYIGVDDVEHHQAEDIPFSEFVDIPGAEPGMNVQVHPNVEHIKQELSVDGTTVTQEIVLELFVKVTETVQINLVTGEDSLVMLPEVVGENTKQVLSETTLELDQTAIKIKDIQASFEDVNAVVINDKVIIQGIIHKQIFYVGEDNVEYHQAENVPFSTFVDVIGARPDMDVDIIPTIAFIKPELDPEGELLTQKVIGDIFVKVTENIQFNVSEVGPYGV